The nucleotide window TGTTGTCGCGCAGATTCTGGCTGAGCGGCAAGCCGCGGGTCACCGGCCTGATCGCGGTGCTGATCGGTGTGGTGCTGGCGCAACTGCTGGTTCAGTTTTATCTCAATTTGTGGAATCGACATTTCTTCGATGCCCTCGAGCGCCGTGATGCCGGCGCGCTGTGGACGCAGACCGGCGTGTTCGTGATGCTCGCCGCCACCAGCGTGGTGGTCGCTGCGACCTCGGTGTGGGGGCGCATGACCGGTCAGCGCAAATGGCGCGAGTCGATGACCTTTGAAATCCTCGAGCGCTGGTCGCGGAAGGACCACAATGTCCCAATCGATGGTACAGATCACGGCGCGGAGAATCCGGAATATCGCCTCGCCGAAGACGTCCGGATCGCCACCGACTCCCCGGTCGACCTGATCCTGGCGTTCCTGTCCTCGGTGCTGACGGCGTTGACCTTCTTCAGCGTGCTGTGGAGCGTCGGCGGCAGCATCAATGTGGACGTGCTCGGTATCCACGCCGAGATTCCCGGTTACCTGGTGGTCGGCGTGATCGGCTATTCCAGCATCATGACGGCGCTGATGCTGTGGTTCGGCCGGCGCATGACCAGCATCAGCGAGCGGCGCAATCAGAACGAGGCGGAATTCCGGGCCGCGGCCGAGGTGATGCGCGGCGGACGTCCCGCCAGCGAAGCCGACGAGCAGGCATGGATGATGAAGCTGGCGCTACGGCTCCAGGCGGTGCTGCGGTCGTGGCGCGACCTGTGCTGGCAGCTCGTCGACATGACGCTGGTGTCGCACAGCAACTTCCTGTTCGCGCCTGTCGCGGCGTATTTTCTCTGCTTTCCGAAGTATCTGTCCGGGGCGATGACGCTCGGCGAGGTGACGCAGAGCGCCGCGGCGTTCGTCACCGTGCAGGGTGCGGTGAATTGGCTGGTCGACAATTATCAGCGGCTGGCGGATTGGCGTTCGTCCGCCAACCGAGTCGCCGCGCTGCTGGCGGCGATCGACCAGATGCCGGACCGCAATGCTGCGGAGCCGGCCGATTCGTCCCGAGAATTGGCGCCGACCTGAGCGCCACTCGTTGCTTCAGGCGGTGACGCCGCGGGCGTGCCTGATCACGTCGGCGAACCATTTGAACGACGCCTTC belongs to Rhodopseudomonas palustris and includes:
- a CDS encoding SbmA/BacA-like family transporter — its product is MGLFSHNDSNGHNLSGFWLLSRRFWLSGKPRVTGLIAVLIGVVLAQLLVQFYLNLWNRHFFDALERRDAGALWTQTGVFVMLAATSVVVAATSVWGRMTGQRKWRESMTFEILERWSRKDHNVPIDGTDHGAENPEYRLAEDVRIATDSPVDLILAFLSSVLTALTFFSVLWSVGGSINVDVLGIHAEIPGYLVVGVIGYSSIMTALMLWFGRRMTSISERRNQNEAEFRAAAEVMRGGRPASEADEQAWMMKLALRLQAVLRSWRDLCWQLVDMTLVSHSNFLFAPVAAYFLCFPKYLSGAMTLGEVTQSAAAFVTVQGAVNWLVDNYQRLADWRSSANRVAALLAAIDQMPDRNAAEPADSSRELAPT